One genomic segment of Vibrio mimicus includes these proteins:
- a CDS encoding serine hydroxymethyltransferase: MNANLNKAYPNVSLENFFSTPLAATNDAVFAAIQAEYTRQNEQIELIASENIVSKAVMQAQGTCLTNKYAEGYPGRRYYGGCEHVDSVEQIAIERAKMLFQCQYANVQPHSGAQANGAVMLALLQPGDTIMGMSLDAGGHLTHGARPALSGKWFNAVQYGVDRQTLEINYDSVRALALEHKPKMIIAGGSAIPRVIDFSKFRAIADEVGALLMVDMAHIAGLVATGAHPSPLPHAHVVTTTTHKTLRGPRGGMILTNHEEIHKKINSAVFPGLQGGPLMHVIAAKAVAFGEALGPEFRTYIDSVIDNAKVLAEVLQTRGCDIVTGGTDTHLMLVDLRPKGLKGNQVEQALERAGITCNKNGIPFDEEKPMITSGIRLGTPAGTSRGFGREEFKLIGEWIGDVLDGLVASPEGNPDVEQQVRKQVKALCQRFPLYQ; encoded by the coding sequence ATGAATGCAAATCTAAACAAAGCTTATCCCAACGTTAGCCTTGAGAACTTCTTCTCTACTCCGCTGGCGGCAACCAATGATGCGGTATTTGCCGCCATTCAAGCTGAATACACCCGCCAAAATGAACAGATCGAACTGATTGCCTCTGAAAACATCGTCTCTAAAGCCGTAATGCAGGCACAAGGCACTTGCCTGACCAACAAATACGCCGAAGGTTATCCGGGTCGTCGTTACTACGGCGGTTGTGAACATGTCGACAGCGTAGAGCAGATTGCTATCGAACGCGCCAAAATGCTTTTTCAGTGCCAATACGCAAACGTTCAACCACACTCAGGCGCTCAAGCCAATGGCGCTGTCATGCTTGCTCTGCTGCAACCGGGCGACACCATTATGGGTATGTCGCTGGATGCAGGCGGCCACCTAACCCATGGTGCGCGCCCTGCTCTTTCAGGTAAATGGTTCAATGCGGTGCAATACGGTGTGGATCGTCAAACCCTCGAAATTAACTACGATTCTGTTCGTGCACTGGCGTTAGAACACAAACCCAAAATGATCATCGCAGGCGGCAGCGCCATTCCACGCGTGATTGATTTTTCTAAATTCCGCGCGATTGCTGACGAAGTTGGCGCGCTGCTAATGGTTGATATGGCGCACATTGCTGGTCTGGTGGCTACTGGTGCACATCCAAGCCCGTTGCCGCATGCTCATGTCGTCACCACTACCACACACAAAACTCTACGTGGCCCGCGCGGCGGCATGATTTTGACCAACCACGAAGAGATCCACAAAAAGATCAATTCTGCGGTGTTCCCCGGTTTACAAGGTGGCCCACTGATGCACGTGATTGCCGCTAAAGCAGTGGCATTTGGTGAAGCGCTCGGCCCTGAATTCCGCACTTATATAGATTCGGTGATCGATAACGCAAAAGTGCTGGCCGAAGTGTTGCAAACTCGCGGATGTGACATTGTGACTGGCGGAACGGATACGCATCTCATGTTGGTCGACCTTAGACCTAAAGGTTTGAAAGGCAACCAAGTTGAACAAGCCTTAGAGCGTGCCGGGATCACGTGTAACAAAAATGGCATCCCATTTGACGAAGAGAAGCCTATGATTACATCGGGCATTCGTTTAGGTACGCCTGCCGGAACCAGCCGTGGTTTCGGTCGTGAAGAATTCAAACTCATCGGTGAGTGGATTGGGGACGTTCTGGATGGTTTGGTGGCCAGCCCAGAAGGCAACCCAGACGTTGAGCAACAAGTGCGTAAACAAGTGAAAGCACTATGCCAACGCTTCCCGCTCTATCAATAG